The following nucleotide sequence is from Apodemus sylvaticus chromosome 2, mApoSyl1.1, whole genome shotgun sequence.
CATGTCCTGAATCTCCAACAGGAGATCAACTGGTTTTTATTCCATGATACGTATGTgagtgcctgcatgtgtatctgtgctctgtgtgcatgcagtacccatgaggcacagaagagggcgtcagatcccttggagcaacagtcacagatggctgtgagccacctcgttgatgggtgctgggaatagaaccctgattctctgcaagagcagccagtgctctaaccactgagccacctctccagtgctctaaccactgagccacctctccagcttccAGGCCCGAAATCTTGCCATGTCTGTGGCCAGGGTTGAGGTAGGAGAGGAAGCGTGGCTGAGACCATCCATGTCGGGACATCCCTGGGGGTTGGCGATTTTTCTAGACAGCACGAGACACCTGAATAGCAAGCTGCTTATGGAAAGATAAGAGGCAGTTTGGAGTCTGGCTGGGCTGCTGGGAGCTGGGGCAGAGGCAACACGGAGATGCTGACTGCAGTGGTAGAGTCACGGGACATGGCCTCAGAGGCCatgtagatagagatagatatagatatctatGTAGATATAGCCAGATatgaatgtatattatatatgtagatatagatatagagatagatagatatttctatatctatctatctctatctctctctctctctctatccctctatctctctatgtctctgtctctatctctatccctctctctctctctctctctctctctctctctctctctctctctctatctctctctctatgtgttgtgggaaatattaaaaagcacGGCAAGTTCCCGAGCTTCACCCAGCTACTTTCAGCCCTGACAGTCTGGCCGGCCAGTTCTTATCtcctggagactctgactcacagctccaaaatctctccccccagctcactaagttcccCCTGGCAGGTCGCTAccatgccagccccatgcttcaaaagcCCCACGGCCTTTGTGacgcacatctggcaaacccacgctttgctgctgtacctttgtctctggaacccagttgaaCCTAGTGAAGGGAAATGCCACACCACCTTGGTTCAGGGACAATCATAACTCAATTGCTGGGCGCAACAACTGAAATCCTAGTCTTGTAAaacatattaaatctaaatcctccagtggcCAATCCTGGCAGATCCACCATCTAATCCAGAAGACTACCAGTAGCTACATCTTGTCTTGTCACTATCTCTGTCCAAAAAGCACCTAactctcctgtttcctctcttcctctgtccaacctggaagtcccacctactcgcccagtgattgattcctttattcattaggggatggttcacaagaagtcacctgtaGGCGACTCATTCCTTGGTCCTGacagcccctcctgggaaagtggaattagcatcaaaatacaacagCACCAGGGTCATCCTAGCACCTTGGAgtcagggtctcccactgaaacTAGAGCTTATTGCTTCAGCCAGACTGGCTAATCGGTGGGCGCCCcaggatctgcctgtttctgtcttACATACATCTAGGGTTACAGGGTGTGCCACCACCTGACCAACTGTGGCTCTGTACCTGTGCTGCAGATCTAACCTGAGTTCCTTGTGCTTGTCCAGCACGCAGTGCCTGTtgagccacctccccaacccTGAAAGCATTGAAATGTTATGCATGCAGTCACGGTCAGTGGCTATGATAAAGCCATTGATTGCTTTACCTTTAGAACTGATTGTAGATAAAATGCTTATACCCTGGGAGAAGTCACCCACGAGGAGTCAAACGTCTTCCCACATCCCCTTCTCTAGTTTCTTCtcacctgtctgcctctgcctcctgctgcccCCTCAGCCTTCCCTGTGCACACCTAGCTCTTAGTATGGAGGCTCAAGAGGCTTCCATTGGTGCTGTGCAAGCAGCCttggccggggggggggggggtgctgagcAGGAAAGAGATGCTAGTGTGCGAAAATCAAGGGTGAGCCAGGGGACCAGGGGGACAAGTGACAGGGAAGAGGTGTGGCCACAGATGAGGAGGTGGCGGTGCTGGGGACTTTTCCACCAGGGCGGTTTAGGTAAGAACAGGAACCAAGTAGACGAGACTTGGGACCTAGATCTGAGAGCCAGGATGCCTCTTGCTCTTGGGCTGTAGAGGACTCCTGGGAGGACACAAGGCTCAGCAGCTCCTCCCAGCCAGCTCCCACATCCCTTCATCCTGGGCCTATGGAGCTGGAAACGAGACCTGGTGTCAGCGCAGCCCTGGGCCTTGGAGAGGTACCACACTTGGTACCTGGGGGGCAGAGGTGCGCTCGCATGGGGTGGTGGGGACGTTCAGGGGCCATACACGGCGCCTCCCTACTTTTCCATAGTGAAGTCTGCTGGTTAAAAACCTTTCTTCCCCATTCTTTGTCTCTCCTAAACCTCTTCCTGCTGCCCACTGGATGCCATCCTGTCTCCTGacccatctcttcctccctcaaTGTGTTGTTTCCTATTGGCGATTGATCATTCCACACGACCTTCTCCTTGcccttccttctccatctctgttctccaccccaccctctctaCCCTACAGCAGAGGGAAAGGTGTACAGCTCAGATGAGGAGAAGCTAGAGGCCCCAGCAGGAGACGCAGCAGGCAgcgagcaggaggaagagggctcAGGCGGTGACAGCGAGGACAGCTTCCTGGACAGTTCTGCAGGGGGCCCAGGGGCTCTTCTGGGACCTAAACCGAAGCTAAAGGGCAGCCTGGGGACTGGCGCTGAGGAGGGGACACCAGTGGCCACCGCGGTCACCACGCCTGGGGGGAAAAGCCGGAGGCGACGCACGGCCTTCACCAGCGAGCAGCttttggagctggagaaggagtttCATTGCAAAAAATACTTGAGTCTGACCGAGCGCTCCCAGATCGCCCACGCCCTCAAGCTCAGCGAGGTGCAGGTGAAGATCTGGTTTCAGAACCGCCGGGCCAAGTGGAAGCGCATCAAGGCTGGCAATGTGAGCAGCCGTTCCGGGGAGCCCGTGAGGAACCCCAAGATCGTGGTGCCCATACCTGTGCACGTCAACAGGTTTGCTGTGCGCAGCCAGCACCAACAGATGGAGCAGGGAAGCCGGCCCTGACCCAGCTCCCGGGAACCGGAAGTCAAAGGAAGCGAACCTGTGCCTGCCCAAGACTCACTGGGTACTGTAGCCTAGAGGGACCTGGGGGACCCTGCTCTGGAGAGGCCAGCGTGTTCCCGGGACACATGACTATTTGGCCCGAGACTGTTCTAGAGACCTCAGGATTAGGGGTCTCGGGGATGCAGCGTTTGTTCTGATCCAGGACAGCTTCTGGAGCAGAAATGGACTCCTGAAGTGGGGATATGAAATGCCCAGGGCTCAGAGGGTTCCGTGGCTAAGACCTGAGGGGGCAACATctgacaggggtggggagggccTGGTGATACTAGCCTGGGGCCATagttgcttatttattttgtgtaaagTTTGTACATATGGACCTATTTTGTCTTTGTCCGTCTGTCCCCCGAAAGGCGACTGGGGAGTCGTTTCCTTGAACTTCACCcaccctgccccccctcccccacttctctgcTCTTTAGCATTAAGGACACGCAAGGACATGAAATGGGACTGTCATAGCCAATATGGGGTCGTCAGCAGCTCCCTGGCCTCTCCTAAGCATCCCTCCACAGTGTATTCTCACACCTGCGGTTCCCAGTGGGCTACTGTGTCCCCACATCCGTGAACAAACCCGTCTGCTTCTGGTGTCTTCTCTCTGGGAGAAGTGTCACACTTCAGGGAAAGACACGCTTCAGTTTGCACTGATGGGAGACCCCAGTTTAGCTTGGAGAACATGCAAGTTATCTACATAGAAGATGCTGTCCTGAAGGTGAGGAAGGCAGGACAGGAGGCTCCCTCCACCACCTGAGGCAGACAGGGGCACAGCCTCAGCTCTGCCTTCCTCTAGTTTATACGCTAGGGCCCGGGCAGAGGCCTACTGCCTGTTCTGGTAACTTTAGCTGTGTCTTCTCCAGTCTATTACATTGTGAAGTCGGGCTCCCACCAGCCTTCTCCATTACAGAAAAAGGTTGAAAGAAGCCACTGTCAGATAGAGAGGACAAGCGTGAGTCCTGGAAGGTTCTGGAAGGATAGAGGCA
It contains:
- the Gbx1 gene encoding homeobox protein GBX-1, whose translation is MQRAAGGGAPGGSGGSSGGPGAAFSIDSLIGPPPPRSGHLLYTGYPMFMPYRPLVLPQALAPAPLPAGLPPLAPLASFAGRLSNTFCAGLGQAVPSMVALTTALPSFAEPPDAYYGPPELAAAAAASTASRSNPEPAARRTDGALDADELLPAREKVTEPPPPPPPHFSETFPSLPAEGKVYSSDEEKLEAPAGDAAGSEQEEEGSGGDSEDSFLDSSAGGPGALLGPKPKLKGSLGTGAEEGTPVATAVTTPGGKSRRRRTAFTSEQLLELEKEFHCKKYLSLTERSQIAHALKLSEVQVKIWFQNRRAKWKRIKAGNVSSRSGEPVRNPKIVVPIPVHVNRFAVRSQHQQMEQGSRP